One window of the Triticum dicoccoides isolate Atlit2015 ecotype Zavitan chromosome 3B, WEW_v2.0, whole genome shotgun sequence genome contains the following:
- the LOC119278109 gene encoding peptidyl-prolyl cis-trans isomerase FKBP15-1-like, with translation MGTKKPRLLCLAVVAVAVAAVLLTASAKKSADVTQLQIGVKYKPESCTLQAHKGDKIKVHYRGTLTDGSVFDSSYDRGDPFEFTLGNGQVIKGWDQGLLGMCVGEKRKLRIPAKMGYGERGSPPKIPGGATLVFDTELIAVNGKTSAGATTESNDSEL, from the exons ATGGGGACGAAGAAGCCGCGGCTCCTCTGCCTCGCCGTCGTTGCCGTCGCCGTCGCGGCCGTCCTTCTGACTG CTTCGGCCAAGAAGTCCGCGGATGTTACACAGCTCCAGATCGGCGTCAAG TACAAGCCTGAATCATGTACCCTACAGGCTCACAAAGGCGACAAGATTAAAGTGCATTATCGT GGGACACTCACTGATGGATCAGTATTTGACTCTAGCTATGACAGAGGTGATCCCTTCGAATTCACTCTTGGGAATGGGCAGGTGATAAAAG GTTGGGACCAAGGTTTACTAGGTATGTGCGTCGGCGAAAAGCGGAAGCTGAGAATACCCGCAAAGATGGGTTACGGGGAGCGAGGCTCCCCACCAAAGATTCCAG GTGGTGCAACTCTGGTTTTCGACACGGAGCTCATTGCTGTGAATGGGAAGACATCTGCTGGCGCCACCACGGAGAGCAACGACAGCGAGCTTTGA